The sequence below is a genomic window from Colias croceus chromosome 11, ilColCroc2.1.
TACAACTAAATACAGTGGCACTGAAAATTCGCTAACAGTAGGTACTTCTTATATTGATTTTCCAATgcagtataattttaatagagTAGTTACCATAGAAACAAGGTTACAACAACCATTATGTGGGTCAGACAATAAATacactcaaatatttataaataataaattccttTACGAAATAGGGTTATTTATGATAGCTATTTGTTATCTAGGTCTTTAGCCTTATTGctgatttataaattcaatgatacataaaatacataaaactacatcacaataaacaaacacaacTAACTCACTGTatattaactaaaaataaataatatctaaactaaattatacaacaaaacaatataactaatatgtacataaaatataaataaaaaataaatataataaataactaacaacaaaataacaatgaaatcaacgctataataatatctttagccataaatacttaaatatggACATCACActcatttacaatattaaatagttaacaGGGTAGAAtctaattacctacatattcaATATTATGGAGTTATTTGAGAATTGATGTcgtgatttttaaataagtagtaGTCTAACTACATAACaatactacatattatgtatatgtaggtatgttacAAATGAATACGAAAatgtattacattattatcagtaaaaaatattatctatatccAATGAGGATTTTACCCTGCATTTTGTGATGGTACACTAATTAAAGACAACAGTTAAAATGCAACGAGacgtatacaattttaattatttcatgtaCATCAAATtgcatacaatattttttttttcatcaaatATAATAACCTTCCAAAAATATCTACTAATGAGACTACTATCacaatagatagggaggcgaggtagctaaatggcgcaattcaacggcgtcgtcgagacttatcaaaatcgaaagataaaataatttcgaaaagaaaagcttctatggtaaaaaccattttagcggtgggtttggcgtgtacggattttcaaaaatgtaaaaaaaaacagttacttgggcattctcgagcgcgtcagatattcatactacgtatgctccaagtgcctctgataacagcggtatactaatctgccggtttgcgtggtggggctaggcatataaattcatcaaaaatgcacaaaaaaaaatttactcgagcgcgtcagattttcggaaggggtgttaagtaggccccaaggaagctcccctcaaaaaaactgacgattacggcatgacgataagttacgatgaatttttgaaaatgcagaaaaaaaaagtccttttgaaatactcgagcgcgtcagattttcataggggaggttcatctcggtatcctgaaagcatattttcttaatctgacaaaaatgttggtgggttctcttaatctgaccgaaaaaggtttgtgggtttcttttttttaatcatcgttatttcatatcaatttttcttaacaccctcagttttcgagatatactcaaaaaaccgggagtttgaatttttataatgcttcaagtaaaaaaagttttaactttggacaaaaatgaaaagagaccttttttttgtaaaataaaattaccttttttgtttatttttttggcaaaagtaaagttcgcgacttatatgctgcaacgcgttttttggaagaagaaatggctcctccagacttccggtcatgcggaaaccggcagattttgtatttttagtaagttttagattatattcttcaaaataaaaataaaaacaatcgcgctcgagaatgccggattaacgtttttttttttacaagttcgcgaccctataactcggcggcgtcaaggacgtatggtcagattagttaaatttagtcttaaaacactaaaatcaacccccaatatcttaatctgacgcgctcgagtatttcagactatcgatttttttttactaatctgatcgtctatcctaaactgccacgctcgagtattacagaaaattcccctcttcgcctccctatctacaAGCCATGTACCTAGTCCCTACTACCTATAACACCAATTGCAAATTTACAACATTTCTATGGTACACCCATATAACTAGTATTATCAAGGcgcaaaataacaatattacagcgttaaaattaaaactactcACCCCCACTTTCCGCAGTAGATCTCCCACTATATTTATAGCAGACACTCGGGAAGATGGAGTCATCGCATTTCCGTTTATTTCTcctattacataaataaacagcatgtgtaggtaatattataattagctaaataaacatacactTGGGTGAGTGATAGCGATTATGTTGTCACAAATTTCACTTTATTTAATGCCCAATTTTTCGCTCTAATGACGCACAAGTAAAAGTGAAagatacatttaatattacatcgacaaatgtatgttatattaaaatatgtgcaTTAACTTGGAAATATTTTGTCGAACTCGGAATCAATAGGGACTGATTAACTGAGGACTAtaacttattaataaaaaaactgaaagTATAATAGCTATATCGAGAAGTAGGGCAAGaagatttaagaaataaaatgactGAAATATGTGTGCATttacgaaataaaataatattggttAATAAGAATATACTTACGTCGAAGTGGAGATGCTATTGATGTTTGTGTTTCAATTTCAACTTGAGTTCGAGAGGTATTCGAGTGACCGTTGCAGACACTTTCATTTGTACCTCCGTCTTCTTTCTTTATCGCTGGAATCTTTTCTATTACTTTCAATTCTTGCTTAAgatctataaataaacaaagaagaactacataatataataatattcaaaaccttaataagaaatatagcctatgaaaaaaataataatatagaaacaaaaaataccttttcatataattcaaatacatataaaatttaatactcTTTCTTGtcatttttattgcattaacGATAGGGATAAGAAGATAATGCACTGATTGattaaataacatttgatACTCAAAAAGTGTGATAATTTTAGTTATAccaaaacttatttttatattcataactAGCGGTCCAGTCCCTCCTTTGCCcctggtacatgtttacgttttctctccataagaactatcctcgtacttcaagaaatattataaataaagaattaacgaaatctcTTCAGCTGCAAAATGTGCGCAAAATGTGCTGACGAAATCTCGTCagcacattttgcgattcattattttattataagatgTAGGTAAATGTAACTAATGgaaataaaattcacacaaaataataacctTGAAAAACCAAAGCAGGTTCCAAAAACTGTTTTGCTGATGATCTAACACACCAATATCTTATAACCCAATAgaagtacaaaataatatttgttacaaCCTTTTTTTGGTTACatcatacatatatacataatttgttAAGCAATATCATGATTTACATACCTCTTGCTTCATCATTAGCTCGTTGTAATTTAATCCTGAGATTTTCAACTTCATCCACCTCACTCTCTAGTACTGCATTTCTCTCATATGCTTGATTTAATAGTGCTTCAATACAAGCCACCGATTCTGCTATGACTCTGCATTTAGATAACAAGGATTAATAActgcaatattattttatacatacaacaataagatatttataaacattataccTTTGACCTCTTTCTAGATCGTCATTTTTCTGCTCTATTTCTCTAACATATGTTGATTGTttctctttttcttttttaagtGTTTGTAATTCATTTTCTAAAGCATTTGTCTCATGCTGACTTCTTTCTAACTTATTCTGTaagagaaatattaaatacaactaaatttgataatttatgtttatagcTCAACTGGAAGTCCCTGACGTCAATCAAAATATAGATGTGACGAGTGTGtagaaataacatttattcttCAATTTACTTGCACATTGGCCACAAAGTCACTGCTGCAACTAACGAAGAGAAATCATTACATAGAAACtgttatgttaaaaaatctaaaagtTTGATGAAAAATGTAATAGCACTACACCTATTTATAATTGCAAAGGCAAACTCTTTAACcgactataaaaaataagtaggaTGTTCTCAATGCAgccacttttttttttttaatacaaaaactcACTGTAGCACAAACACAAAACAGGGTAGATAAGTAAGTGGAGGTATTACTGTTATGCTTTTTCACTTCTATAAGGAATGTCAAATCAAAATAAGTAGATTCTATC
It includes:
- the LOC123695343 gene encoding nuclear distribution protein nudE-like 1-B isoform X2, translating into MESPQQLDDSIEYWKKQAKYYEQKVIDIQQELDEYTENSAQLEKELEASLVQVEKQNRDLEHQNQRLKNEIEMLRNKLERSQHETNALENELQTLKKEKEKQSTYVREIEQKNDDLERGQRVIAESVACIEALLNQAYERNAVLESEVDEVENLRIKLQRANDEARDLKQELKVIEKIPAIKKEDGGTNESVCNGHSNTSRTQVEIETQTSIASPLRREINGNAMTPSSRVSAINIVGDLLRKVGALESKLASCRGSVRPKEHSPNSATDVNKDYRCVLKN